The following are from one region of the Pirellulales bacterium genome:
- a CDS encoding acyl carrier protein gives MTTVDIRKAVLDILSNIAPDEDLSQLKDDVPFREQLELDSMDFLDIVMELRKRYRVQIPEDDYLELRSMESTVAYLEPLMRDLQKA, from the coding sequence ATGACCACCGTCGATATTCGTAAGGCCGTTCTCGACATTTTGTCGAACATCGCACCCGACGAAGACCTGAGCCAATTGAAAGACGATGTGCCGTTTCGCGAGCAGCTCGAGCTGGACAGCATGGATTTTCTCGACATCGTGATGGAGCTGCGGAAGCGTTATCGCGTGCAGATCCCTGAAGACGACTACCTGGAGTTGCGGAGCATGGAGAGCACGGTGGCGTATCTTGAACCGCTGATGAGGGATTTGCAGAAGGCTTGA